A single region of the Latilactobacillus curvatus JCM 1096 = DSM 20019 genome encodes:
- a CDS encoding MerR family transcriptional regulator — protein MAEKHLRRNLAVLPIGTVMKLTGQTARQIRYYEAQALVFPERTTGHQRLFSLNDVDRLLEIKDYLAEGTTMAQIRQIYQKKADRQRDKQLSDEKARRLLANELLSVGGLVGQQSTISQSSKLY, from the coding sequence ATGGCTGAAAAACACTTAAGGCGCAACTTAGCAGTTTTACCAATTGGTACGGTAATGAAATTGACGGGACAAACTGCGCGTCAAATTCGTTATTATGAAGCACAGGCGCTTGTTTTTCCTGAACGGACAACGGGCCATCAACGGTTGTTTTCGTTGAACGATGTTGATCGTTTGTTGGAAATCAAGGATTACCTAGCTGAAGGCACCACGATGGCACAGATTCGCCAGATTTATCAGAAGAAGGCGGATCGGCAGCGTGATAAACAATTATCAGACGAAAAAGCGCGGCGGTTATTGGCCAATGAATTATTATCGGTCGGCGGCTTAGTTGGACAACAGTCAACCATTTCACAATCATCTAAATTATATTAA
- a CDS encoding 5-formyltetrahydrofolate cyclo-ligase, with the protein MRTKKQIRQQQIAALQTLAQTPALKHAQEAQLLELLMTTEVFQKATIIGVTLSQPIEMATQPVIDAIRLAGKEVVVPKTLPERQMAFYPLTATTELTTSSYGALEPVVTAGSQVLIPDLMIVPGLAFSPEGWRVGFGGGYYDRYLAKYPMPTVALALKPQQRSADWAIDEFDIQLDQVLQV; encoded by the coding sequence ATGCGGACTAAAAAGCAAATTCGGCAACAACAAATTGCGGCATTACAAACGCTTGCGCAGACGCCTGCGCTTAAACATGCCCAAGAAGCACAACTTTTGGAATTGTTAATGACAACCGAGGTGTTTCAAAAGGCAACAATCATCGGTGTCACGTTGAGTCAGCCAATTGAAATGGCGACCCAGCCGGTAATTGATGCCATTCGTTTGGCCGGTAAAGAAGTTGTAGTGCCCAAGACATTGCCAGAGCGACAAATGGCTTTTTACCCGTTAACGGCAACCACTGAATTAACAACGAGTTCCTATGGTGCTTTAGAACCAGTGGTTACAGCTGGTAGCCAGGTGTTAATCCCTGATTTAATGATTGTGCCGGGACTAGCATTTAGTCCAGAAGGTTGGCGGGTTGGTTTTGGTGGCGGTTATTATGATCGTTATCTTGCCAAATATCCAATGCCAACTGTTGCACTAGCGCTTAAACCACAACAACGAAGTGCTGATTGGGCCATTGATGAATTCGATATCCAACTCGATCAGGTTCTTCAGGTCTAA
- a CDS encoding rhomboid family intramembrane serine protease: protein MTNFKERWQDAPIVVYALMLLTILMFAMMFLNPVVWLNGFTSVNMLMNGRIIGFMMASVNHGRFMNLFVDLVILFFVGGQLERLLGHWRLLAIYILSSLASLFTTGAFFGLDTPTVTAGTAILGLFGGFLMLGDAFKEESVLGQVARQYWLFLFLTIGLQFIVDHNALYAMVGGVLGGFLSSMALGAPKVGKIDPLNRVVSGLIYVATMILFGFLGMNH, encoded by the coding sequence ATGACTAATTTTAAAGAACGTTGGCAAGACGCACCGATTGTGGTGTATGCCTTGATGTTACTAACGATTTTGATGTTTGCAATGATGTTTTTGAATCCGGTTGTATGGTTGAACGGCTTTACATCGGTTAACATGCTAATGAATGGCCGGATTATTGGGTTTATGATGGCATCTGTCAATCATGGCCGGTTTATGAATCTCTTCGTAGATTTGGTTATTTTGTTTTTTGTTGGTGGACAACTTGAACGATTATTAGGACACTGGCGCCTATTAGCTATCTATATACTGAGCAGTTTGGCGAGTTTGTTTACAACGGGCGCTTTTTTTGGTCTCGATACACCAACCGTGACTGCTGGAACAGCTATCTTAGGGCTATTCGGTGGCTTCTTGATGTTAGGTGATGCCTTTAAAGAAGAATCCGTGCTAGGACAAGTGGCACGCCAGTATTGGCTGTTTTTATTTTTAACAATCGGATTACAATTTATTGTCGATCACAATGCATTGTACGCAATGGTAGGTGGGGTACTTGGCGGCTTTTTAAGTAGTATGGCGCTGGGTGCACCTAAAGTGGGTAAGATTGACCCGCTGAACCGTGTGGTGAGTGGGTTAATTTATGTTGCAACGATGATTTTATTTGGTTTTCTGGGTATGAATCATTAA
- a CDS encoding helix-turn-helix domain-containing protein, with protein sequence MLIGQQLKQFRLDAGYSQQTLAEQINVSRQVISKWETDKSAPDLNTLVVLAKLYNVSLNTLLGVETVTKPNSFFGRLRQHWHLAESENTKPLSDLGRIMQQPEQHYVDLAQQFSATLTDVTVTSDGQTMPANWRQARSPYLIVLEPRQICLKQTDVLKVMPAKVVKQLATTEIRTIHYAVMQTAGPSTIGGLQGIGHAYRAIVTVDTKQSVAPYYITNQDFLQLAKVLKAYAQQEHVQFDDQMALLPYFMTHDTTDCFNYLEVHYSELAEKVGVPAESAGQAVYRW encoded by the coding sequence ATGTTAATTGGTCAACAATTAAAACAATTTCGTTTGGATGCGGGCTACTCTCAACAGACACTCGCAGAGCAGATTAATGTGTCACGACAAGTCATTTCTAAATGGGAGACGGATAAAAGTGCACCAGACTTGAATACATTGGTTGTTCTTGCCAAATTGTATAATGTAAGTTTGAATACTTTGCTCGGGGTTGAAACGGTCACTAAACCGAATTCATTCTTTGGGCGGTTGCGGCAACATTGGCATTTGGCAGAAAGCGAAAATACAAAACCGCTGTCCGATTTAGGACGGATTATGCAACAACCCGAACAACACTATGTGGATTTAGCACAACAGTTCAGTGCCACTTTGACGGATGTAACTGTTACTAGTGATGGCCAAACAATGCCAGCGAATTGGCGGCAAGCACGGAGTCCTTATTTAATTGTATTAGAACCGCGCCAAATTTGTTTAAAGCAGACAGATGTTTTAAAAGTCATGCCCGCAAAAGTTGTTAAGCAACTTGCGACAACGGAAATTCGAACAATTCATTATGCGGTCATGCAGACTGCTGGACCATCAACCATTGGCGGGTTACAAGGTATCGGGCACGCTTATCGGGCCATCGTGACGGTTGATACAAAGCAATCCGTAGCACCATACTATATTACCAACCAGGATTTTCTTCAGTTGGCAAAAGTTCTGAAAGCTTATGCACAACAGGAACACGTTCAATTTGATGATCAGATGGCTTTGCTGCCTTATTTTATGACGCATGACACAACTGACTGCTTTAATTATTTAGAGGTACATTACAGCGAATTAGCGGAAAAAGTTGGGGTTCCAGCAGAAAGCGCAGGACAGGCGGTTTATCGATGGTAG
- a CDS encoding DUF3042 family protein yields the protein MKHKFLKGFVIGTVSTVGAIAGSLLAFKKTVVDPIEEKENQIEESRRRANRKSHSAHQG from the coding sequence ATGAAACATAAATTTCTAAAAGGTTTCGTAATCGGAACCGTTTCAACAGTCGGCGCGATTGCCGGTTCACTCTTGGCATTTAAGAAGACCGTCGTTGATCCAATCGAAGAAAAAGAAAATCAAATTGAAGAAAGTCGTCGACGTGCTAACCGTAAGAGCCATTCAGCTCACCAAGGCTAA
- a CDS encoding rhodanese-like domain-containing protein has translation MLVLGTINVWVVINIILIAILLWFLGDWAYYQIQRKRLGGELTEAAFEETMRKAQIVDLRDKKDFDAGHILGARNLPYPMLKQNMGELRMDLPVYLYDAGITLSIRAALKLRKAGFTDIKWLKKGYAGWTGKTKRKKKLN, from the coding sequence ATGCTTGTATTAGGGACAATTAATGTATGGGTAGTAATTAATATTATTCTGATCGCCATTTTACTTTGGTTCTTGGGCGATTGGGCATATTATCAAATTCAACGCAAACGCTTAGGCGGCGAATTAACGGAAGCGGCGTTTGAAGAAACAATGCGCAAGGCCCAAATTGTCGACTTACGGGATAAAAAAGATTTTGATGCAGGCCACATTTTAGGCGCCCGCAACTTACCTTATCCAATGTTGAAACAAAATATGGGTGAACTACGGATGGACTTACCAGTCTACTTATATGATGCAGGCATTACGCTCAGTATCCGAGCAGCACTGAAGTTAAGAAAAGCTGGTTTCACCGACATTAAATGGTTGAAAAAGGGTTATGCTGGTTGGACCGGCAAAACAAAGCGTAAAAAGAAATTAAATTAA
- the miaA gene encoding tRNA (adenosine(37)-N6)-dimethylallyltransferase MiaA, whose product MEKEKLIVIVGPTGVGKTALSLQLAQQLQGEIISGDAMQVYRQLDIGTAKVTPKEQALAPHHLIDVADIDQRFTAFDFQQQGQQLVTEIVSRQHMPLVVGGTGLYLQALLYDMTLGSAQDAEQNFTIRQKWQTFLDQHSEEALWQMLNQIDPQAAAKIPSANPRRVVRALEVYETTGTLFSQQKPKELRYDTFIIGLNCDRALLYERINQRVDQMIDAGLLEEARLAYAHRETSPQAVRGIGYKEFFPYFDSDCSLDVAIAQVKQNSRHYAKRQLTWFRNQIPVNWYNLVEQPEADLARIQTDLQQWLQQ is encoded by the coding sequence ATGGAAAAAGAAAAGCTAATCGTCATTGTTGGTCCGACAGGCGTTGGTAAAACAGCGTTAAGTCTACAACTCGCACAACAGTTGCAAGGTGAGATTATTTCCGGGGATGCGATGCAGGTTTATCGCCAGTTAGACATCGGTACGGCCAAAGTCACACCAAAAGAGCAGGCGCTTGCGCCGCACCACTTAATTGATGTGGCGGATATCGATCAACGCTTCACTGCCTTTGACTTTCAACAGCAAGGACAACAACTCGTCACTGAAATCGTCAGCCGGCAACACATGCCCTTGGTTGTTGGTGGAACGGGACTTTATTTGCAGGCGTTACTGTACGATATGACCCTGGGTAGTGCGCAAGATGCGGAACAGAATTTTACGATTCGTCAAAAATGGCAAACTTTTTTGGATCAGCATTCTGAAGAAGCTTTGTGGCAGATGCTTAATCAAATTGATCCGCAAGCAGCCGCTAAAATTCCGAGTGCGAATCCACGGCGTGTGGTTCGCGCATTAGAGGTTTATGAAACAACGGGAACTTTGTTTTCACAACAAAAGCCAAAAGAATTACGTTATGATACGTTTATTATTGGATTGAATTGTGACCGTGCATTATTATACGAGCGAATCAACCAGCGGGTGGATCAAATGATCGATGCTGGACTTTTAGAAGAAGCGCGGTTGGCTTATGCACATCGTGAAACGAGTCCGCAAGCCGTGCGGGGGATTGGGTATAAAGAGTTCTTCCCATACTTTGATAGTGACTGTTCATTAGACGTGGCAATTGCTCAAGTAAAACAAAATTCACGGCACTACGCAAAACGACAACTAACGTGGTTTAGAAACCAGATTCCGGTCAATTGGTATAATCTGGTTGAACAACCTGAAGCCGATTTGGCTCGGATTCAAACCGATTTACAACAATGGTTACAGCAATAA
- the rpmG gene encoding 50S ribosomal protein L33: MRVHITMECTECHERSYLSNKNKRNNPDRLELKKYCPRERKVTLHRETK; encoded by the coding sequence ATGCGTGTTCACATTACAATGGAATGTACAGAATGTCACGAACGTAGTTACTTATCAAACAAAAATAAACGTAACAATCCAGATCGCTTGGAATTAAAGAAATATTGCCCACGCGAACGCAAAGTAACTTTACACCGCGAAACTAAATAA
- a CDS encoding aminotransferase class I/II-fold pyridoxal phosphate-dependent enzyme, with protein MDWQANLAPELQAKIAAVDTQIAPRLQALDEQIINNQAKVLEAFQAENISESHLNGTTGYGNDDQGRDKLEAVYSHVFKTEDALVRPQLVSGTHAIGTALLGMLRPGDDLLYLTGEPYDTLQEVIGMAGNGIGSLKEFQIGFDFVPLLADGAVDFETARTKITAKTKVVAIQRSRGYADRDSFTVDKIKEMIAFVKNINPELIVFVDNAYGEFSETTEPTEFGADVMAGSLIKNAGGGIAQTGGYIVGTEKLIEMIGYRLTVPGVGASEGATQGNLQLMFEGFFLAPSVTGNAIKGAVFEAALLEQMGLSVSPKWDAPRTDLIQTVNFGNPDDMVKFAGCVQAQSPIDSFVTPIPSDFAGYEDQIVMAAGTFIQGASIEFSADGPLRAPYTLYLQGGLTYAHVKLAISRAVQTTFFEK; from the coding sequence ATGGATTGGCAAGCAAACTTAGCACCAGAATTACAAGCTAAAATCGCAGCAGTTGATACGCAAATCGCACCGCGTTTACAAGCACTGGATGAACAAATCATCAATAATCAAGCAAAGGTGCTCGAAGCGTTTCAAGCAGAAAATATTTCTGAATCGCATTTAAACGGGACAACCGGTTACGGCAACGATGATCAAGGACGCGATAAGTTAGAGGCCGTCTATAGTCACGTTTTCAAAACTGAAGATGCGCTTGTGCGGCCGCAATTGGTTTCCGGCACACACGCGATTGGAACGGCCTTATTGGGGATGTTGCGGCCTGGCGATGATCTTTTATATCTTACGGGCGAACCATATGATACGTTGCAAGAAGTCATCGGGATGGCCGGTAACGGGATTGGTTCACTAAAAGAATTCCAAATCGGATTCGATTTTGTGCCATTATTAGCTGATGGTGCCGTGGATTTTGAAACGGCCCGGACCAAAATTACAGCTAAGACAAAAGTGGTCGCTATCCAACGTTCACGTGGCTATGCTGATCGGGATAGTTTCACGGTTGATAAAATCAAGGAAATGATTGCCTTTGTCAAAAACATTAACCCTGAATTGATTGTCTTTGTCGATAATGCTTACGGTGAATTCTCTGAAACAACGGAACCAACAGAATTCGGGGCCGACGTAATGGCCGGTTCTTTAATCAAAAATGCTGGTGGTGGGATTGCGCAAACGGGTGGTTACATCGTCGGGACTGAAAAATTAATCGAAATGATTGGTTATCGCCTGACTGTGCCAGGTGTTGGTGCCAGTGAAGGCGCCACACAAGGCAATCTGCAATTGATGTTTGAAGGTTTCTTCTTAGCACCAAGTGTGACTGGTAATGCGATTAAAGGGGCTGTTTTTGAAGCAGCGCTTTTGGAACAAATGGGCTTGAGTGTCTCACCTAAATGGGATGCCCCTAGAACAGACTTGATTCAAACGGTGAACTTCGGTAATCCGGATGATATGGTTAAGTTCGCTGGTTGTGTTCAAGCGCAATCACCAATCGATTCATTTGTGACCCCCATTCCAAGTGATTTTGCCGGTTACGAAGATCAAATCGTAATGGCTGCCGGGACCTTTATCCAAGGTGCCAGCATCGAATTTTCAGCAGACGGCCCATTGCGCGCCCCATATACACTTTACTTACAAGGTGGGTTAACTTACGCGCACGTTAAACTCGCGATTAGTCGGGCAGTCCAAACAACCTTCTTTGAAAAATAA
- a CDS encoding peptidoglycan D,D-transpeptidase FtsI family protein, with protein sequence MKIIKRKNKQNREKSLIPFRLNFLLFVVFALFAALIMQLGRLQVMEGANFQAMVNSTDKKIVTGNVPRGMILDSKGRVLVGNTAKPAITYTKNMNVLADKMYAEANKLTQYLTVPTDKLTERDQIDYYLSNPKNLKKWNAKLPKSAKVASDGSELPEKKVYQSTIELVKKSFKGLNEQQKQAAAIFKIMSGAYQLSTVYIKNTDVTDKEIAEISEHLTSLPGINVSTDWERAYPNGDSMRSIIGHVSTEEQGLPEDGVNSLLAQGYSRNDRVGTSYLEKQYESVLHGSKSQSQVEVGANNQILSSNVLFKGQKGSNLNLTIDQAYQTQVEAALKKVYDQAKAAGATQYSDGAYAVAMNPKTGAILAMAGESNDRKSGEIADDALGVINHTFVMGSAIKGATVMGGLMDGVITPTNNTLPDTPIYLRGTPVKKSVYPVGTFGSLNAESALEVSSNIYMMQLAMLEGHAKYVPNSSLTMDSDIFTKMRGYFSQFGLGQKTGIDLPGEATGIEGPTVNEYGEPANGSLLDLSYGNYDAYTLIQLAQYISTIANGGQRMKPYLVDSIQQTGNDGSAGQVGTKTTPTVLSTVDAPESYFNVVKKGMYNVVNGTNAWGTAHTLKDIKPTLGAKTGTAQSFAREDPNDSTSKQVETVTSSLVGFAPYDNPQVAIAIVFPNLNSDKGHYNTLLAREMITSFYKLNNITE encoded by the coding sequence GTGAAAATCATTAAGAGAAAAAACAAACAAAATCGTGAAAAATCACTGATTCCATTCCGCTTAAATTTCCTATTATTCGTTGTCTTCGCGTTATTTGCCGCGTTGATTATGCAATTGGGACGCCTGCAAGTGATGGAGGGCGCTAATTTTCAAGCGATGGTCAACAGTACTGATAAGAAAATCGTTACAGGTAACGTGCCTCGAGGGATGATTCTGGATTCAAAGGGCCGTGTCTTAGTTGGGAATACTGCTAAACCGGCGATTACTTATACGAAGAATATGAATGTCTTGGCAGACAAAATGTATGCAGAGGCCAATAAGTTAACCCAATATTTAACGGTCCCGACGGATAAGTTAACTGAACGTGATCAGATTGACTACTACCTCAGTAACCCCAAGAATCTTAAAAAATGGAACGCAAAACTGCCTAAATCTGCGAAGGTTGCCAGTGATGGTTCTGAGTTGCCAGAAAAGAAGGTTTATCAATCAACAATCGAATTGGTTAAAAAGTCGTTTAAAGGGTTAAACGAGCAACAAAAACAAGCCGCTGCGATTTTCAAAATTATGAGTGGGGCTTATCAATTATCGACAGTTTATATTAAAAATACGGATGTGACTGATAAGGAAATTGCTGAAATCAGTGAACATCTAACGAGTTTGCCAGGGATTAATGTCAGCACCGATTGGGAACGGGCTTATCCTAATGGCGATTCAATGCGCAGTATTATTGGGCATGTTTCAACTGAAGAGCAAGGGTTACCAGAAGATGGCGTCAACTCCTTGCTAGCACAGGGCTATTCGCGTAATGATCGCGTTGGGACCAGTTATTTAGAAAAGCAATACGAAAGTGTCTTGCATGGTTCTAAGTCGCAATCACAAGTTGAAGTTGGTGCGAATAATCAGATTCTCTCAAGTAATGTCTTATTTAAAGGGCAAAAAGGGAGTAATTTAAATTTAACAATTGACCAAGCTTATCAAACGCAAGTGGAAGCGGCTTTGAAGAAAGTCTATGATCAGGCAAAAGCAGCGGGAGCCACTCAGTATTCTGATGGTGCCTATGCCGTGGCGATGAATCCGAAAACAGGTGCTATTTTAGCAATGGCTGGCGAATCCAACGATCGTAAGTCAGGTGAAATTGCCGATGATGCGCTCGGGGTGATTAATCACACCTTCGTCATGGGGTCTGCTATTAAAGGGGCGACCGTTATGGGGGGCTTAATGGATGGTGTGATTACGCCAACCAATAATACCTTACCGGATACACCAATCTATTTAAGAGGAACGCCGGTTAAGAAATCTGTTTACCCAGTTGGGACGTTTGGATCATTGAACGCTGAATCAGCGTTGGAAGTTTCTTCTAATATTTACATGATGCAATTAGCGATGTTAGAAGGGCATGCCAAATATGTACCCAATTCTTCGTTAACGATGGATTCAGATATCTTTACGAAGATGCGTGGCTACTTCAGTCAATTTGGCTTAGGACAAAAGACTGGGATTGATTTGCCAGGTGAAGCCACCGGGATCGAAGGGCCAACCGTCAATGAATATGGCGAGCCAGCCAATGGTTCATTACTTGATTTATCTTATGGTAACTACGATGCCTACACCTTAATTCAATTGGCACAATACATTTCAACCATCGCAAACGGTGGTCAACGAATGAAACCATACCTTGTGGATTCGATTCAACAAACTGGTAACGATGGGTCAGCTGGCCAAGTTGGTACCAAGACCACGCCGACAGTGCTTAGCACAGTTGATGCGCCCGAAAGTTACTTTAATGTCGTTAAAAAAGGGATGTACAACGTTGTCAATGGGACCAACGCTTGGGGGACAGCACACACCTTGAAAGATATTAAACCAACGCTTGGCGCTAAAACCGGGACGGCACAATCATTTGCCCGTGAAGATCCAAACGATTCGACAAGTAAGCAAGTCGAAACCGTTACTTCTAGTTTGGTTGGCTTTGCTCCATACGATAATCCGCAAGTGGCAATCGCCATTGTGTTCCCGAACTTAAACTCTGATAAAGGGCACTACAATACGTTACTAGCCCGTGAAATGATTACGAGTTTCTATAAATTAAATAACATTACTGAATGA
- a CDS encoding ROK family glucokinase, whose product MTDKKLIGVDLGGTTAKFAIMTMDGEIQQRWSIDTDILDEGSHITPDIIESINHHLDLYNMTPADFIGIGMGTPGSVNSKEGTVIGAYNLNWKTTQYLRRDIEAGTHMKLAIDNDANVAALGERWKGAGENQPDVAFVTLGTGVGGGIVADGHLLHGVAGSAGELGHVTVEPHGYECTCGKQGCLETYASATGVVRVARDMAEEYAGNSKLKTMLDDGEEISSKLVFDMAKESDALAVKVVDRVSYYLGLALANVGNMLNPAYIVIGGGVSAAGEFLRKQVEAYFEEFTFPNVKNTTKIRLANLGNVAGVIGAASLALQFDQQ is encoded by the coding sequence ATGACAGACAAGAAGTTAATCGGCGTTGATTTAGGCGGGACAACTGCTAAATTTGCAATTATGACAATGGATGGCGAAATCCAACAACGCTGGAGTATCGATACGGATATTTTAGATGAAGGTAGCCACATTACACCGGATATCATTGAATCGATTAATCATCATTTAGATTTATATAACATGACACCTGCTGATTTCATCGGGATTGGTATGGGCACACCTGGTAGTGTTAACAGTAAAGAAGGGACCGTTATTGGTGCTTACAACTTAAACTGGAAGACAACCCAATACTTACGTCGCGATATCGAAGCTGGCACACACATGAAGCTTGCAATTGATAATGATGCCAACGTTGCTGCTTTAGGTGAACGTTGGAAGGGTGCTGGTGAAAACCAACCCGATGTTGCTTTTGTCACACTTGGCACTGGAGTTGGCGGCGGGATCGTTGCTGATGGCCATTTATTACACGGTGTTGCTGGTTCTGCAGGTGAATTAGGCCACGTAACAGTTGAACCACATGGTTATGAATGTACGTGTGGCAAACAAGGTTGTTTAGAAACTTATGCTTCAGCAACCGGTGTTGTGCGCGTTGCACGTGACATGGCTGAAGAATACGCTGGTAATTCAAAATTAAAGACAATGTTGGATGATGGTGAAGAAATCAGCTCTAAATTAGTTTTTGACATGGCTAAAGAATCAGATGCATTGGCTGTTAAGGTTGTTGATCGTGTTTCTTACTACCTTGGTTTAGCATTAGCTAACGTTGGGAACATGTTGAATCCCGCTTACATCGTTATCGGTGGTGGTGTTTCAGCTGCTGGGGAATTTTTACGTAAACAAGTTGAAGCTTACTTTGAAGAATTTACATTCCCAAATGTTAAAAATACGACTAAGATTCGTTTAGCAAACTTAGGAAACGTAGCCGGTGTTATCGGGGCTGCTTCACTTGCACTTCAATTTGATCAACAATAA
- a CDS encoding DNA-3-methyladenine glycosylase I, whose product MVDETAKNNFETATDGVQAYHNYFGTPTHDDRIWFELLTVGVFQVGLSWKVAASKIPVLRQQMVGMVIDQVAQFDEMDVERLQKEPDMIRNTRKIRATIQNARAIQAIQTEYGSFSAYLWAFVDGQPQLLDSQMAGVSDKSAPISTQLAKELKKRQFKFVGPVVTHLFMLAGGLIQIIDED is encoded by the coding sequence ATGGTAGATGAAACAGCAAAAAACAACTTTGAAACGGCGACAGATGGGGTTCAGGCTTATCACAATTATTTTGGCACGCCAACGCACGATGATCGTATTTGGTTTGAACTCTTAACAGTTGGGGTCTTCCAAGTGGGGTTGAGCTGGAAAGTAGCTGCAAGTAAAATACCAGTTCTGCGACAACAAATGGTGGGGATGGTGATTGATCAAGTCGCACAATTTGATGAAATGGATGTTGAACGCCTGCAAAAAGAACCAGATATGATTCGTAATACGCGTAAGATTCGGGCAACGATTCAAAATGCGCGGGCAATTCAAGCCATCCAAACTGAATATGGCAGTTTTTCAGCGTATTTGTGGGCGTTTGTTGATGGTCAGCCGCAATTGCTTGATTCACAAATGGCTGGCGTGTCCGATAAATCAGCGCCGATCAGTACGCAACTTGCGAAAGAGTTAAAGAAGCGCCAGTTTAAATTTGTTGGACCGGTGGTAACGCATTTGTTTATGCTTGCAGGTGGTTTGATTCAAATCATCGATGAAGACTAA
- a CDS encoding YqgQ family protein produces MRTLYDVQQLLKQFGVYVHLGKRLWDIELTSIELRHVYDAGLIDGKVYRDAKMVLVREHRLEKNEAFNHNLLEEKFK; encoded by the coding sequence ATGAGAACTCTATATGATGTACAACAACTTTTAAAACAATTTGGCGTTTACGTCCATCTTGGTAAACGACTTTGGGATATCGAGCTCACCAGTATCGAATTACGGCACGTTTATGATGCGGGGTTAATCGATGGCAAAGTGTATCGTGATGCTAAGATGGTTTTAGTGCGTGAACATCGGTTGGAGAAAAATGAAGCGTTTAATCACAATTTATTGGAGGAGAAGTTTAAATGA